From Flavobacterium alkalisoli, the proteins below share one genomic window:
- a CDS encoding M48 family metalloprotease, translating to MNHTITISKNFKQKTVMAILAIILFVITYLVLIAAALGLTILCGYGAIMLIALRPSLITIMLGLGLGSMGLLILFFLIKFIFAVSKKEEPDYIRIYEEDEPELFALIEDIVAQVGTSFPKKIYVSHQVNASVFYNSSFWSMFLPVKKNLVIGMGLMNSVTVDEFKAIMAHEFGHFSQKSMKVGSYVYNVNQIIHNMLYKNDSFDEVAKSWSDVSTYFALFTLLGIQVITGIKWILKQVYNVLNLSHSALSREMEFHADEVAALVAGSSPVASSLVRLDLASISLERVLNFYSGKIEQNIRPVNIYPQQQFLMFFIATENKLPIENGLPMVTLENKSRLNLSKLKFDDKWATHPSDEDRVNRVKNLNLTSNTINNNPSLSLIKDATQLQLKVTSKLFSKVPYTSRETKNHGIEDFEIEFNTNVSKNSFDKKFNKYFDDFLTPDIDLNDIIETTTTEKELFSEENVELHYNIKGLESDLAIVKQISHKETPIKTFGFDGKNYKKQEAAVLAVSIENDIEQLKEKKQRNDRKIFSFYYHIALQSGKAEEYKNRYKTFAAFTKKGDEELRAIDEIKGMTLFLNETTTFKKIESNFRKLFPKEQILREKIRQLLNNSEYESILVPELKDNLNKYASYNWTYFENESYKNENLQTFFNGIDAYVFVLQVKCRMLKKDFLDFQATLTSI from the coding sequence ATGAACCACACCATTACTATTTCAAAAAACTTTAAGCAAAAAACCGTTATGGCCATATTAGCCATAATCCTGTTTGTTATTACTTACCTTGTTTTAATTGCTGCTGCTCTAGGCTTAACCATTCTTTGTGGCTATGGAGCGATTATGCTTATTGCATTAAGACCTTCATTAATAACTATAATGCTTGGGTTGGGACTGGGTAGTATGGGACTACTGATACTTTTTTTTCTTATCAAGTTTATTTTTGCAGTAAGCAAAAAAGAAGAACCCGACTATATCAGAATATATGAAGAAGACGAACCTGAATTATTTGCCTTAATTGAAGATATCGTTGCACAGGTTGGCACATCGTTTCCTAAAAAGATTTATGTATCCCATCAGGTTAATGCTTCGGTGTTTTACAATTCCAGTTTTTGGAGCATGTTCCTGCCTGTAAAAAAGAACCTGGTAATAGGTATGGGATTAATGAACTCTGTTACTGTTGACGAATTTAAAGCCATTATGGCACACGAATTTGGGCATTTCTCCCAAAAAAGCATGAAGGTAGGCAGTTATGTATATAATGTAAACCAGATAATACATAACATGCTTTACAAGAACGATTCGTTTGATGAAGTGGCTAAAAGCTGGTCGGATGTAAGTACCTATTTTGCACTTTTTACTTTGTTAGGCATACAGGTAATTACCGGAATAAAGTGGATTCTTAAACAGGTATACAATGTACTTAATCTTAGCCATTCGGCACTTTCAAGAGAAATGGAATTTCATGCTGATGAAGTGGCCGCTTTGGTAGCCGGCTCATCACCTGTAGCTTCATCATTAGTAAGACTTGATTTAGCATCTATTTCATTAGAACGGGTTTTGAATTTTTATAGCGGAAAAATTGAGCAAAATATAAGGCCTGTCAATATTTATCCGCAACAACAGTTCCTAATGTTTTTTATAGCAACCGAAAATAAACTGCCTATAGAAAACGGATTACCTATGGTAACCTTGGAGAATAAAAGCAGGTTAAATTTATCGAAATTAAAATTTGATGACAAATGGGCTACTCACCCAAGTGATGAAGACAGGGTTAACAGGGTTAAAAACCTTAATCTTACAAGTAATACCATAAACAATAACCCTTCCCTTTCACTTATTAAAGATGCTACACAATTACAGCTAAAGGTAACATCAAAACTGTTTTCAAAGGTTCCCTATACTTCTCGGGAAACTAAAAATCATGGCATTGAAGATTTTGAGATTGAGTTCAACACGAATGTCAGCAAAAACTCTTTTGATAAAAAGTTCAACAAATATTTTGATGACTTCCTTACACCTGATATAGACCTTAACGATATTATAGAAACCACCACCACCGAAAAGGAACTGTTTAGTGAAGAAAATGTAGAACTACACTACAACATTAAAGGACTTGAAAGTGATCTTGCTATAGTTAAACAGATTTCTCATAAAGAAACCCCTATCAAAACTTTTGGTTTTGACGGAAAAAACTACAAAAAACAGGAAGCTGCAGTACTAGCTGTGAGTATTGAAAATGATATTGAACAGTTAAAGGAAAAAAAGCAAAGGAACGACAGGAAAATATTCAGTTTCTATTACCATATTGCCTTACAGTCAGGCAAAGCAGAAGAATACAAAAACAGGTATAAAACATTTGCTGCCTTCACTAAAAAAGGTGATGAAGAACTTAGGGCTATTGATGAAATAAAAGGGATGACCCTGTTTCTTAATGAAACGACAACATTTAAAAAAATCGAGTCCAACTTCAGGAAGCTTTTCCCTAAAGAACAAATACTAAGAGAGAAAATAAGACAACTCCTTAATAATAGTGAGTATGAATCTATACTAGTTCCCGAACTGAAAGACAACCTGAACAAATATGCTTCCTACAACTGGACGTATTTTGAGAATGAAAGTTATAAAAATGAAAACCTTCAAACTTTCTTTAACGGGATAGATGCTTACGTTTTTGTGCTCCAGGTTAAATGCCGCATGCTGAAAAAAGATTTTCTTGACTTCCAGGCTACTTTGACTTCTATATAG